In Alphaproteobacteria bacterium US3C007, one genomic interval encodes:
- a CDS encoding adenylate/guanylate cyclase domain-containing protein, which translates to MSESEILRKIAVIFVTDVVGFSTLMAQNEELTLRSFRSCKEILDNLFEEHSGRIFNTAGDSVLAEFPSAVSAVICAVEFQKLIKARNASVPNAAQMQFRIGLNMGDVIIEGTNLYGDGVNVAARLEALSQAGGVCLSKSIHDFVSQKVDLGFQDIGAQQVKNTNVHAFDVSIGGLAPRQIAPTPPAIEPVEAGAPPSIAVLPFKNMSTDAEQEYFADGVTEDIISHLALWKTFPVVSRNSSFSVKGLSLTANEISDKLNARYLVEGSIRKAGNKVRISASLTDALKDRTIWSERWDRPLDDIFEVQDEISIAVARAIDPEIRRQSRENTELSKPESLTAWDLYLQALQKYHRRDAPEGILSLCDQAIQASVNFLDPYLLKCKVLLRERFKPHNRERRAELSAQIFEIASYVVGKEASNAGALAMMASYYFQLNDLDNARHYAHEAFGINPNNSAATRALSLTEAYAGNIELAYDYFLKTQALDPSEWREWPQFEVSLLMVLGRMNEALDKITRAVENDPENNLLLGFKVAALGNLDRLADAQQGLEAFLQLRPDVTSLADYAPLLPDFVVEAVLQGMQKAGLKQ; encoded by the coding sequence ATGTCTGAAAGTGAAATTCTTCGAAAAATTGCCGTGATTTTCGTAACCGATGTGGTCGGGTTTAGCACGCTCATGGCGCAGAATGAGGAACTTACCCTGCGCAGTTTTCGCAGCTGTAAAGAGATTCTGGACAATTTGTTTGAAGAGCATAGCGGGCGTATTTTCAACACGGCCGGAGATTCTGTTCTGGCTGAATTTCCAAGCGCGGTTTCGGCGGTTATTTGTGCCGTAGAATTTCAAAAGCTCATCAAAGCGCGCAATGCCTCGGTTCCTAACGCGGCGCAGATGCAATTTCGCATCGGCCTAAATATGGGGGATGTCATTATTGAAGGCACCAATCTCTATGGGGATGGGGTGAATGTGGCGGCCCGCTTAGAGGCGTTATCGCAAGCCGGTGGCGTGTGCCTGTCAAAAAGTATTCATGACTTTGTTAGCCAGAAAGTGGATTTGGGCTTTCAAGATATTGGGGCGCAGCAGGTTAAGAATACCAACGTGCACGCGTTTGACGTTTCCATTGGCGGGTTGGCGCCGCGCCAGATCGCGCCAACGCCGCCTGCAATCGAACCCGTTGAGGCTGGCGCACCGCCCTCGATTGCCGTTTTGCCGTTTAAAAATATGAGCACGGATGCAGAACAGGAATATTTTGCCGATGGGGTGACGGAAGATATCATCAGCCATTTGGCTCTATGGAAAACCTTTCCGGTGGTTTCGCGCAATTCAAGCTTTTCGGTGAAAGGTCTTTCGCTCACTGCGAACGAAATTTCCGATAAGTTAAACGCCCGGTACTTGGTTGAGGGCAGTATACGAAAAGCTGGAAATAAGGTGCGGATCAGCGCCAGTTTAACCGATGCCTTAAAAGATCGCACGATATGGTCTGAACGTTGGGATCGCCCTTTGGATGATATTTTTGAAGTTCAAGATGAAATTTCGATCGCGGTTGCCCGGGCGATTGATCCTGAAATTCGCCGCCAATCTCGCGAAAATACTGAGCTATCAAAGCCGGAAAGCCTCACCGCGTGGGATTTGTATTTACAGGCCCTGCAAAAATATCACCGGCGTGATGCACCAGAGGGTATTTTGTCTTTATGCGATCAAGCGATTCAAGCATCGGTAAATTTTCTGGATCCCTATCTGTTAAAATGCAAAGTCTTGCTTCGCGAAAGGTTCAAGCCGCATAACAGAGAAAGGCGCGCAGAACTGTCTGCTCAGATCTTTGAAATTGCTTCTTATGTTGTGGGAAAAGAAGCGTCGAATGCTGGGGCACTTGCGATGATGGCCAGCTATTATTTTCAGCTCAATGATTTGGATAATGCCCGACATTACGCCCATGAAGCATTTGGCATAAACCCAAATAATTCTGCGGCAACGCGGGCCTTAAGCCTGACCGAAGCTTATGCTGGCAATATTGAATTGGCCTATGATTATTTTTTGAAAACCCAAGCGCTTGACCCCTCTGAGTGGCGTGAATGGCCGCAATTTGAGGTCAGCCTTCTGATGGTTTTGGGGCGCATGAATGAGGCTTTGGATAAAATAACCCGCGCGGTTGAAAACGATCCGGAGAATAATTTGCTTTTGGGGTTTAAAGTGGCTGCGCTGGGTAATTTAGACCGATTGGCTGATGCGCAGCAGGGTTTGGAAGCATTTTTGCAGTTGCGCCCGGATGTAACCTCATTGGCAGATTACGCCCCATTGCTTCCTGATTTTGTGGTGGAGGCCGTGTTGCAGGGCATGCAGAAAGCAGGGCTTAAACAATAA
- a CDS encoding zinc ABC transporter substrate-binding protein produces MRRLPILATALLVSASGVRADVPNIVVDIPPVFSLVSSVMQGVGTPKLLLRGNDSPHNFALRPSQRRDLGQADIIFWIGEGLTPWLEKAQASLAQAPIAVALGEQAGVVQLSFRKGALFENQGEHDEHDEHDEHDEHDEHDSPGKVNGHAENNHAEKHKNTAAHDGNDHQDHAGHDHSGLDPHFWLDPENAIHWIYKIADILSQTDPENAGAYYANAAKTKASLELLNKNIAQQLAPHHAERFLIVHDAFQYFEARFGLAAQGAISDGHAAPPSAARILAIRDLMQDRKISCVFAEPGYNAKLLDNLINGTSVRLKQLDPLGAGLPLDHRLYEAVLQNIADAMVACFTNNEG; encoded by the coding sequence ATGCGCCGATTACCAATTTTAGCCACCGCTCTGCTTGTCAGCGCTAGCGGAGTGCGGGCAGATGTGCCAAATATCGTCGTGGATATCCCACCAGTTTTCAGCCTTGTCAGCAGCGTGATGCAGGGCGTAGGCACGCCAAAGCTTCTGCTGCGTGGCAATGATTCTCCGCATAATTTCGCGCTACGCCCTTCGCAAAGGCGCGACCTTGGACAGGCTGATATTATTTTTTGGATTGGTGAAGGGTTAACCCCTTGGTTGGAAAAGGCGCAAGCCTCTCTTGCACAGGCGCCTATCGCGGTGGCCTTAGGCGAACAAGCGGGCGTGGTTCAATTATCATTTCGCAAAGGGGCCCTGTTTGAAAACCAAGGCGAACATGACGAACATGACGAACATGACGAACATGACGAACATGACGAACATGACAGCCCCGGTAAAGTCAACGGGCATGCAGAAAATAATCATGCAGAAAAGCACAAAAACACCGCAGCGCATGACGGGAATGATCATCAGGATCATGCAGGCCACGACCACTCTGGGTTAGACCCACATTTCTGGTTGGATCCAGAAAACGCAATACATTGGATCTATAAAATTGCGGATATATTATCGCAGACAGACCCCGAGAATGCGGGCGCTTATTATGCAAATGCCGCAAAGACCAAAGCAAGCTTAGAGCTGTTAAACAAAAATATCGCGCAGCAGCTGGCGCCGCATCACGCGGAACGCTTCTTAATCGTGCATGATGCCTTCCAATATTTTGAAGCGCGCTTTGGGCTTGCCGCGCAAGGTGCAATTTCAGATGGGCACGCCGCGCCGCCGAGTGCCGCGCGCATCTTGGCAATTCGGGATCTCATGCAAGATCGAAAAATCAGCTGTGTGTTTGCCGAGCCGGGATATAACGCGAAGCTTCTAGACAATTTAATCAACGGAACTTCAGTGCGCTTGAAACAGCTGGATCCGCTTGGCGCAGGCCTGCCCTTGGACCACAGGCTCTATGAGGCTGTTTTGCAGAATATTGCCGATGCGATGGTGGCCTGTTTCACGAATAATGAAGGGTAA
- a CDS encoding transcriptional repressor has translation MNLGFHKHDHAACISEGVARADALCVEEGVQFTPVRKRVLELLLQAHRAMGAYQILDQLREDGFKHQPPVAYRALDFLVARGFAHKIEKLNAFIACAHLGLHHSPAFLICRRCASVAETRVDETRGPLSDVANSAGFVIEKAVIEAEGICPNCLTDQPE, from the coding sequence ATGAATTTAGGATTCCACAAACACGATCATGCCGCCTGTATCAGCGAGGGGGTGGCCCGCGCGGATGCGCTTTGCGTTGAAGAGGGCGTCCAATTCACCCCAGTGCGAAAGCGGGTGTTAGAGTTGCTCTTGCAGGCGCATCGGGCGATGGGGGCGTATCAAATACTGGATCAGTTGCGCGAAGATGGCTTTAAGCATCAGCCGCCGGTGGCCTATCGGGCGCTTGATTTTTTGGTGGCGCGCGGCTTTGCGCATAAAATTGAAAAGCTGAACGCCTTTATTGCTTGCGCGCATCTTGGGTTGCACCACTCGCCAGCGTTTTTGATTTGTCGGCGCTGCGCGTCGGTTGCCGAAACGCGCGTGGATGAAACCCGCGGCCCGTTAAGCGATGTGGCGAACTCGGCAGGGTTTGTAATCGAAAAAGCGGTGATCGAAGCCGAAGGAATTTGTCCCAATTGTCTGACTGATCAACCGGAATGA
- a CDS encoding metal ABC transporter ATP-binding protein, producing the protein MSLITAKNLSVALNGRTVLQNVDLSISSAEILTVIGPNGSGKTTLLRSLIGSITPLKGALTRQAGLRIGYVPQKLHIDATLPLTVSRFMALPRRVPAKDLEAAAAQAGLGHVSQAQLSQLSGGQFQRVLLARALLCRPQLLILDEPTQGLDHSGAAAFYRQIETVRQNTGCAVLLVSHDLHVVMAASDRVICLNGHVCCQGSPEQVASSPEYQTLFGASTDGAMALYRHEHDHDHDHDHEHDDHHDHHHNDHPRGPVATVTGPKVAPDANAKELA; encoded by the coding sequence ATGAGCTTGATTACGGCAAAAAACCTGAGCGTTGCGTTGAATGGCCGAACGGTTCTGCAAAACGTTGATCTCAGCATTTCATCGGCCGAAATCCTCACTGTTATTGGCCCCAACGGGTCAGGAAAAACCACCTTGCTGCGCAGCCTTATTGGCTCAATAACTCCGCTGAAAGGCGCTTTAACCCGGCAAGCTGGCTTGCGCATTGGCTATGTGCCGCAAAAGCTTCATATCGATGCGACCTTACCGCTGACTGTCAGCCGGTTTATGGCGCTGCCACGCCGGGTGCCGGCCAAAGATCTTGAGGCGGCGGCGGCGCAGGCGGGGCTGGGGCATGTTTCGCAGGCGCAGTTATCACAGCTGTCTGGTGGACAATTTCAGCGCGTTTTATTGGCGCGCGCGCTGTTATGCCGCCCGCAGCTGTTAATTTTGGATGAGCCGACGCAAGGTTTGGATCATTCTGGAGCAGCTGCTTTTTATCGGCAAATAGAAACGGTGCGGCAAAATACTGGCTGCGCAGTGCTGTTGGTGAGCCATGATTTGCACGTTGTGATGGCGGCCTCTGATCGGGTGATTTGTTTGAACGGGCATGTCTGCTGCCAAGGAAGCCCAGAGCAGGTTGCCTCGAGCCCTGAATATCAAACGCTTTTTGGGGCCTCAACAGATGGTGCGATGGCGCTTTACCGCCATGAGCACGATCATGACCATGACCATGACCATGAGCATGACGATCACCACGATCATCACCATAATGATCACCCGCGCGGGCCGGTTGCGACAGTTACGGGGCCAAAGGTTGCGCCCGATGCCAATGCCAAAGAGCTGGCCTGA
- a CDS encoding iron chelate uptake ABC transporter family permease subunit, with protein MEMFDAFLVRAILAGVALSLAAAPLGCFVVWRRMAYFGDATAHASILGVALSLAFALPVFIGVLLIALAMALAISALQARGQTLDTLLGVMAHSTLALGLVTVSFFSDVRIDLMAYLFGDILSVAWSDFLWIGLGLFLVVGLLGWRWSALLTCTLNRDLAQAEGINPKREQLVLTLALALIVALGIQIVGAILIAALLIIPAAAARNFANTPEAMALIAAAFGACATLGGLAASLHWDTPTGPSIICCAAALFFTSTLLGALRGRGLS; from the coding sequence ATGGAGATGTTTGACGCCTTTTTGGTAAGGGCGATCTTGGCGGGTGTGGCATTGTCTTTGGCGGCTGCGCCGCTTGGCTGTTTTGTGGTTTGGCGGCGGATGGCGTATTTCGGCGATGCCACAGCGCATGCCTCAATCTTGGGTGTGGCCCTGTCTTTGGCGTTTGCACTGCCGGTGTTTATTGGCGTTTTGCTGATTGCGCTTGCAATGGCGCTGGCGATTTCTGCGCTGCAGGCCCGCGGTCAAACATTAGATACGTTGCTTGGGGTGATGGCGCATTCAACGTTGGCTTTGGGCTTGGTGACGGTGTCGTTTTTCTCGGATGTGCGGATCGATCTGATGGCCTATCTTTTCGGGGATATTCTATCGGTTGCTTGGTCCGATTTTCTGTGGATCGGCCTTGGTCTTTTCCTCGTGGTCGGGTTGCTTGGGTGGCGCTGGTCGGCCTTGCTGACCTGCACTTTGAACCGCGATTTGGCGCAGGCTGAAGGGATTAACCCCAAGCGTGAGCAATTGGTATTGACCCTGGCCTTGGCCCTTATTGTGGCGTTGGGCATTCAAATTGTCGGAGCCATCCTCATCGCGGCTTTGTTGATTATTCCAGCAGCTGCGGCGCGTAATTTTGCAAATACACCTGAAGCGATGGCCTTGATCGCGGCGGCGTTTGGTGCTTGTGCAACGCTTGGCGGTCTTGCGGCCTCATTGCATTGGGATACACCAACCGGCCCCAGCATTATTTGCTGTGCGGCGGCGTTGTTCTTTACATCAACATTGCTAGGCGCCTTGCGCGGGCGTGGTTTGTCTTAA